CGAGGACGACGAGGTCGACGTCGGTGATGCCGGTGCGGGGCAGGATCTGGTCGACCTTGCCGTGTTCGATGCGGACGCGGTCGAGGTCCTCGAGGTTGTGGCGGGCGTCCTCGACGGCGCGCTTGCCGGATTCGATGCCGAGGACCGCGCCCTTGTCTCCGACGCGTTCGGCGAGGGCGCCGGCGAAGAGGCCGACGCCGCAGTAGAGGTCGAGGGCCATGTCGCCCTTCTTGGGCATCAGGCCCTGCATGACGGCCTCGACCAGGAGGTCGGCGGCCTTCGGGTGGACCTGCCAGAAGCCGCCGTTGCCGACCCGCCAGGTGCGGCCGGCGGCACGTTCGCGGACGAAGGGGCGGCCGTGGACGCGGTGCACGCCGCCGTCCTTCTCCCCGACCCTCATGACCGAGACCGGCTTGTCGAGTTCGACGATGGGGAGGCGGCCGCCGGGGCGGGGGGTGAGGATGACCTGGCGGTCGTGGGAGCCGGTGGCGGCGATCGCCTCGACGGTGGCGATCTGCGGCCATTCGCGCTGCTCGATGCCGAGTTCGGAGACACCGGGGGCGGCGATCATGCAGTGGGTGACCGGCTCGATGTCGTGGGAGCGGTGCTTGCGCAGGCCCGCGTGGCCGTCGGCGTCCACCGCGTACTGGACGCGGGTGCGCCAGGCGGGTACCTCGCCCTTGGCGACCTTGTCGCCTGGGGCGGGCTCGACGGTGCCGTCCCAGCCCGCTTCCTCGGGCGAGAGGCCGGCCAGCCGCTCCAGCTGTTCGGCGATGACCGAGGACTTCAGGCGGCGCTGGGCGCCGGGCGCGGCGTGCTGCCAGTCGCAGCCGCCGCAGCGGCCGGGGCCGGAGAAGGGGCAGGGGGCCTCGACCCTGTCCTTGGAGGCCTCCAGGATCGAGACGGCGTCGGTGCGCAGGAAGCGGGCGCCCTCCTCGCCGTCGGTGACGCGGGCGATGACGCGTTCGCCGGGCAGCGCATGCCGTACGAAGAGGACCTGGCCCTCGTCGGTGCGGGCGACGCAGTGGCCACCGTGGGCGACCGGGCCGACCTCGACCTCGTACTCCTCGCCGACCAGCGACTTCTTGGGTTCTGCCTGCATGGCGGGAGGGCTCCTGGGGTGGGGTGGTGCCGGGGCGGTACGGCGGGACGCCGACCGTCAAGTCTACGGCCCGGCGTGCGGTGCCTCGGTCGGTGCGGTGCCCCGGTCGGCACAGGACCTGCCGTGTGGTTCCCGGTCCGTGGGTGCCCGGTCGGCACGGTGCCCTGGGCGGCACGGTGCCCCGGTCCGTGCGTGCGTGCAGTTCCGTGCGGCACCCCGGCCCGTGCGGTGCGTGCCGACCAGGCGGTTCCCCGGCCCGTGCGCCGTCGGGGGCGCCGAGGCCCCGCCTGGTCGGCACGGACGCCGTCGCCCGCCCGGCCGGCACGCCCGCTCCCTCCGGCCAGGGCGGTGCCGTAGCCCCAGCCTCTCGCCCCGTAGCAGCCCCTACTTCATGGTGGCTGCCTTCTCCTTCTTCGGCTGGGCGACCGGGCCGCGGCGGACCGCGCCCGGAGCGTTCCACTCGGCGCGCTTGCGGGCGCGCTTCTTGGCGGCCTCGGAGGAGTCCAGCTGCCAGGGCACGGAGGTGACCATGACGCCGGGGGTGAAGAGGAGGCGTCCCTTGAGGCGGAGTGCGGACTGGTTGTGGAGGAGGTGTTCGTACCAGTGGCCGACGACGTACTCCGGGATGTAGACGGAGACGGCGGCGCGCGGGCTCTGCCGGCGCAGCGACTTCACATAGTCGATGATCGGCCGGGTGATCTCGCGGTACGGGGAGGCCAGGACCTTCAGCGGCACCTCGATGCCGCGGCGCTCCCACTCCTCCCGCAGGGCCTTGGTGTCGGCCTGGTCGACGTCCACGCTGACCGCTTCGAGGGTGTCGGAGCGCATCAGCTTGGCGTAGTTCAGGGCGCGCAGGGTGGGCTTGTGCACCTTGGAGACCAGGACGAGGGAGTGCACCCGGGAGGGGCGGACCACATCGTCGTCGGGGGTGTCCTCGGCGGCGATCTCGTCGGCGACCCGGTCGTAGTGGCGGCGGATCGCTGACATCGTCACGAAGAAGATGACCATGCCGAGCAGGGCCACCCAGGCACCGTGGGTGAACTTCGTCAGGAGGACGACCACGAGGACCAGGCCGGTGAAGAAGGCGCCGAAGGCGTTGATGGCGCGCGAGCGGTGCATACGGCGGCGCTTGGCGGGGTCCTTCTCGGTGATCAGATGGCGGTTCCAGTGACGGACCATGCCGATCTGGCTGAGTGTGAAGGAGACGAAGACGCCGACGATGTAGAGCTGGATGAGGCGGGTGGAGTCCGCGCCGTAGAGGTAGACCAGGATCGCGGCGGCGCCGGCCAGCAGGACGATGCCGTTGGAGAACGCCAGGCGGTCACCGCGGGTGTGCAGCTGGCGCGGCAGATAGCGGTCCTGGGCGAGGATCGAGCCGAGCAGCGGGAAGCCGTTGTAGGCGGTGTTGGCGGCCAGGAACAGCACCAGCGCGGTGGCGGCGGCGAGCACGACGAACAGCAGGCTGCCCTTGCCGAAGACCGCCTCGGCCACCTGCGAGATGACCGGGTTCTGGGTGTAATCGGCGCCGACCGGCTTGCCGTGGTCGAGCAGGTCCTTGGCGGGGGTCTCGGCCATCCTGACGTTGGTGGCCATCGCCAGGCCGATGATGCCGCAGAACATGGTGACGGCCAGCCCGCCCATGAGGGCCAGGGTGGTCGCGGCGTTCTTGGACTTCGGCTTGCGGAAGGCCGGCACACCGTTGGAGATCGCCTCGACGCCGGTGAGCGCGGCACAGCCGGAGGAGAAGGCGCGCAGCATCAGGAAGATCAGCGCGAAGCCGGCCAGGCCGCCCTGTTCGGCGTGGATGGTGTAGTCGGCGGTGGGGGCCTTCATGGTGTCGCCCATGACGGCGCCGCGGATCACACCCCAGATGATCATGATGAAGACGCCGGCCACGAAGACATAGGTCGGGATCGCGAAGAGCTTGCCCGATTCCTTGACGCCACGCAGGTTCATCAGCGTCAGCAGCACGATGATGCCGATCGCGCACAGGGTCTTGTGCTCGACGACGAACGGGATCGCGGAGCCCAGGTTCTCCACTCCGGAGGAGATGGAGACCGCGACGGTCAGCACATAGTCGACGAGCAGGGCGCTGGCGACGGTGAGACCGGCCTTGGGACCGAGGTTGGTGTTGGCCACCTCGTAGTCGCCGCCGCCGCTCGGGTAGGCGTGCACGTTCTGCCGGTACGACGCGACGACGGTGAACATCAGCACCACGACCGCGACCGCGATCCAGGGGCTGAAGCTGTACGCAGACACACCCGCGACGGACAGGACGAGCAGCACCTCGCCCGGCGCATAGGCCACGGAGGACAGCGGGTCGGAGGCGAAGACGGGGAGTGCGATGCGCTTGGGAAGCAGGGTTTCCCCGAGCTTGTCGCTGCGCAGTGCGCGCCCGATCAAGATCCGTTTGGGCACGTCGGTCAGTTTGGACACGCAGAGGATGCTAAGCCTTCGTCAAGGTCTGCGCCCACCCGCTCCCCGCACGGTCTGTGGCGAGGAGGAGCAGAGCGGGGCGGCCGGGGCGCGTACGGCCTGCTGAGGGGCGCGCGCCAGGCCACGCCTCCACAGGATCCGCACGTCACACGCACGCCACGACCCCGTCAGGGCGCCGTGAGGAAGCCGTGCGGACGCCGTCAGGGCGCCTTCGTGGCATTCGTCACGGGGGCGTCGGTGCCTTCACAGGGCGCGACTCCGGGGTGACAGCGGGGTGACAGCGAGGTGGCGGGGCGGGCGGTCGGGGCGGGTGAGCAGGGGCCCTCGTGCCCGGGCGTGCGGTGGGCGCCGCGGCGTCGACCGGCGGTAAGCGCGTCACCCCCGCCCCGGCCGCTCCTGCCGGGCGGGTCACCCCTGCCGGACGCCGCTCGGCCGGGCCGCGGCCGCCGGCGGGTTACGGACGTGCAGATCGCCCAGTCCCTGCCGGGTGGCGACCAGCAGCACCCGGTCCTGCGGCCGCAGGACATAGTCGTCGCCGAGCTCGTGCACCAGCCGCGCCGGGGTGCGCTCCTCGGCCGGCGAGGGCGTGGCGGCGGCGCCCGCGACGTCCGGCTCCGGGTCGTCGGGTGCGGAGGTGTCGACCGCCAGCACCCGTAGCCGGCCCGGCCGCAGCACCTCGGCGACCGTACGGCCCTCCAGCGCGGCATGGCCCCGTGCCTCCACCCGGGCGATCAGCAGGACCCGGCGCTCGACCGGAATGGCCCCGAGGATCTGGCGCCCCATCATCGCGCCGGCGAAGGCGGGTGCGGCCAGGTAGGTGACGCTCCGGCTGCGGGTCAGCGCCCCTGGGTGCGCGGCGCGCAGGGTGCGGTAGACGGCGGTGGCGAACCGGTCGTCGAACAGCCGCAGTGTCACCCGTAGGCGGGGACTGACCGAGCGGGCGTAGAGGGCGGCCTCCAGATTCGTGGTGTCCTCGCTGGTCAGGGCGAGCAGAGTGGCCGCCCGGTCGATCATCGCGGCTTCCAGGACGCCTTCCTGTGTGACGTCCCCCAGGACGGTCGGCACCCGCAGCCGGCGGGCCAGGGCAACGCCCCGTGCCTCCGGGTCCCCCTCGATGCACACCACGGGGATGCCCATCTCGTGCAGCCGCGCCAGTACCCGGGTGCCGACCTTGCCGAGGCCCAGCAGCACCACATGGCCCGACAGCCCGCGCGGCGGACGGCGCAGCGCCGAGGCGCTGCGGAAGGTGCCGAGCCCCTCGAACGCCGCCGCGACCAGCACCGGCAGCAGCAACAGCCCGGTCAGCCCGGACAGCAGCTGCAGCACCTTGCGGGGCGCCGGATCGTTGATCGCCGGCTCGTTGATCGCGAAGAGGTCCAGCAGCGAGAGGTAGACGGCGTGCACCGGGTCCTCGCCCAGGGTCAGGGAGGACGCGACGGCCAGCGCCAGCACCGCACCGACGACCCCGCCCAGGGACCAGCGCAGCCGCCGGGAGAAGAGGGACGCGAGCGGGGCGCCCCGGCCCCGGAGCCATCGGCGGCGTACCGGGCGGCCCGTATAGGAGACGGTCTCCAGGACGACGGTGCCGCAGCCGACGGCGGCCGCGGCCGCCGCATCGTCCGGCAGGAGGACGGGCCCCTCGTCACCGGCCGCCGAACCGGGCGCGTCCGCCGGGTCGTTGGCGGACGCGGAGAGCAGCGCCAGGGTGCACAACCCGGGGGCGCCGGGCCGGCCGGGCGGCACCGGCGTACGCTCCGCGGCCCGCAGCAACAGCCCGTCCGCCTCGATGACCTTGCTGGTACCGGCGACCGCGGCGCCCGCCAGCGCGGGGGCCACGGTGTCGGCGTCGGACAGCACGGTCGTGGAGGCGTCGACGCCCTCCGCGTCCCCGCCCTCTTCTAAGTCCAGCGCGGCGACCGCCGCCGCCTGGTCGAGCAACTCCTCCAGATGCTGGCCGAGTTTGCGGTTGTAGAGCCGGATGACCAGCCGCAGCCGGGGGTTGAGACGGCGGGCGCGCAGCGCGGCATGGATGTTGAGCTCATCGTCGTCGTAGACCAGTGCCAGCGCGCCCGCCCCGGCGATACCGGCCTCGCTCAGCGCCGCGTCGTCCGGCTGCGCCGCCTCCAGGATCCGTACGGTCTCCTCCGGTGGCTCCCCACCGTCCCCGGGCGCCTCGGACCCCGGTGACGACGGACGCACCATCGCCGCCGACATCCGGCCCAGCAGCGCGCCGGCCCGGCCGAGCGCGCGGGCCGGGGGCGGAATGCGGGGGCGGTGCGGCTCCCGGGCGGAGGGGACGACGAGCGTCACCCGTTCGCCGTAGACGTCCCGGAGTTCGGCGGCCAGACGATGGGCCAGCGCATCGTCGCCGCAGACCACCATGTGCGAGGTGTAGGAGCCCTGTTGGGGCTGGAGAGGCAGGTTGGGCACACCTCGTAGCGTGCCTTACGGGCCCGGCGCGGCGCAGCCCGGCGCGGGATGCCGTCGCACCGGCGGTGCGGATCCGCTGTGGACCGCTGCCCACCGCGCCCCTTACCGGAACCGCCATTACGGCTACGGTTGTACCGGACCACGGTGCGCCCGGCGCTCCCGCTGACGCACCCGGTCCTGTCACGAGCCGTGGCTTCGTGTCGCCGGTACTGGGAGAAGAAGGTAGTGAGCAGGGTGTTTGTGCAGGTCAGCGCGCTAGTACAGGGCACGGGGTAATCAGCATGCACATCGTCATCATGGGGTGCGGGCGGGTGGGATCCGCGCTCGCGCAGACCCTGGAGAGCCAGGGTCACACCATCGCGGTGGTCGACCAGGACCCGACCGCGTTCCGCCGCCTGGGCTCGTCCTTCGGCGGCCGCCGGGTGACCGGCGTCGGCTTCGACCAGGACACCCTGCGCGAGGCCGGTATCGAGGAGGCGGGTGCCTTCGCGGCCGTCTCCAGTGGTGACAACTCGAACATCATCGCCGCCCGGGTGGCCCGCGAGATGTTCGGTGTCGAGAATGTCGCGGCCCGTATTTACGACCCTCGCCGCGCCGAGGTCTACCAGCGCCTGGGCATCCCCACCGTCGCCACCGTCCGCTGGACGGCCGACCAGATGCTGCGCCGGCTGCTGCCGTCGGGCGCCGAGCCGCTGTGGCGCGACCCGAGCGGCGGCGTCCAGCTCGCCGAGGTGCACACCGCCGCCTCCTGGGTGGGGCACAAGATCAGCACCCTGCAGGAGGAGACCGGCGTCCGCGTCGCCTTCCTCACCCGACTGGGCGAGGCGATGCTGCCGACCTCACAGACGGTGCTGCAGGAAGGCGACCTGGTGCACGTGATGATGCGCACCGACGAGGTCGAGAAGGTCGAAGCGGCATTCGCCACGGGTCCTGAGGGGGCGCACGCATGAGGGTCGCAATCGCGGGCGCCGGCGCGGTGGGCCGTTCCATCGCCGGGGAGCTCCTGGAAAACGGGCACGAGATCCTGCTCATCGACAAGGCGCCGACCGCCATCTCGGTCGAGCGGGTGCCACTGGCGGAGTGGCTGCTGGCCGACGCCTGTGAGATCACCTCGCTCGACGAGGCGGCGCTGCAGCGCTGCAACGTCGTCATCGCGGCGACCGGCGACGACAAGGTCAACCTCGTCGTCTCGCTGCTCGCCAAGACCGAGTACGGCGTGCCGCGGGTGGTCGCTCGGGTCAACAACCCCAAGAACGAGTGGCTGTTCAACGAGTCCTGGGGCGTCGATGTCGCGGTCTCCACACCGCGTCTGATGTCGGCCCTGGTCGAGGAGGCGGTGAGCGTCGGCGATCTCGTACGGCTGCTGCGCTTCAGCCACGGTGACGCCAACCTCGTCGAGCTGACGCTGCCCCCGGAGGCCGCGCTGGCCGGTACCCGGGTCGGCGATGTCGAGTGGCCCGAGGACACCTCCCTGGTCACGATCATCCGCGGTACGCGGGTGCTCACGCCCAACAAGGAGGACGCGCTGGAGGCCGGCGACGAGCTGCTGTTCGTGGCGGCGCAGTCGCGCGAGGAGCAGCTGGAGGATCTGCTGTCGATGCGGCGCGAGGACGCGTAGCGACGGCGGCGGCGCCCCGGCGCGCGGCGGACGGCCGGCGCGGGGGCGCACCCACCGGTGGCAACGACGCCGGGGCCCGGGAACCAAGCGGTTCCCGGGCCCCGGCGTTCGTGTGGGTGCCTGCCGTCAGCGGCGGTGGCGCGGTCCGCGCGGACGCTCCGTGGCG
This genomic stretch from Streptomyces nigrescens harbors:
- a CDS encoding APC family permease; its protein translation is MSKLTDVPKRILIGRALRSDKLGETLLPKRIALPVFASDPLSSVAYAPGEVLLVLSVAGVSAYSFSPWIAVAVVVLMFTVVASYRQNVHAYPSGGGDYEVANTNLGPKAGLTVASALLVDYVLTVAVSISSGVENLGSAIPFVVEHKTLCAIGIIVLLTLMNLRGVKESGKLFAIPTYVFVAGVFIMIIWGVIRGAVMGDTMKAPTADYTIHAEQGGLAGFALIFLMLRAFSSGCAALTGVEAISNGVPAFRKPKSKNAATTLALMGGLAVTMFCGIIGLAMATNVRMAETPAKDLLDHGKPVGADYTQNPVISQVAEAVFGKGSLLFVVLAAATALVLFLAANTAYNGFPLLGSILAQDRYLPRQLHTRGDRLAFSNGIVLLAGAAAILVYLYGADSTRLIQLYIVGVFVSFTLSQIGMVRHWNRHLITEKDPAKRRRMHRSRAINAFGAFFTGLVLVVVLLTKFTHGAWVALLGMVIFFVTMSAIRRHYDRVADEIAAEDTPDDDVVRPSRVHSLVLVSKVHKPTLRALNYAKLMRSDTLEAVSVDVDQADTKALREEWERRGIEVPLKVLASPYREITRPIIDYVKSLRRQSPRAAVSVYIPEYVVGHWYEHLLHNQSALRLKGRLLFTPGVMVTSVPWQLDSSEAAKKRARKRAEWNAPGAVRRGPVAQPKKEKAATMK
- a CDS encoding potassium channel family protein, whose protein sequence is MRVAIAGAGAVGRSIAGELLENGHEILLIDKAPTAISVERVPLAEWLLADACEITSLDEAALQRCNVVIAATGDDKVNLVVSLLAKTEYGVPRVVARVNNPKNEWLFNESWGVDVAVSTPRLMSALVEEAVSVGDLVRLLRFSHGDANLVELTLPPEAALAGTRVGDVEWPEDTSLVTIIRGTRVLTPNKEDALEAGDELLFVAAQSREEQLEDLLSMRREDA
- a CDS encoding potassium channel protein, whose protein sequence is MVVCGDDALAHRLAAELRDVYGERVTLVVPSAREPHRPRIPPPARALGRAGALLGRMSAAMVRPSSPGSEAPGDGGEPPEETVRILEAAQPDDAALSEAGIAGAGALALVYDDDELNIHAALRARRLNPRLRLVIRLYNRKLGQHLEELLDQAAAVAALDLEEGGDAEGVDASTTVLSDADTVAPALAGAAVAGTSKVIEADGLLLRAAERTPVPPGRPGAPGLCTLALLSASANDPADAPGSAAGDEGPVLLPDDAAAAAAVGCGTVVLETVSYTGRPVRRRWLRGRGAPLASLFSRRLRWSLGGVVGAVLALAVASSLTLGEDPVHAVYLSLLDLFAINEPAINDPAPRKVLQLLSGLTGLLLLPVLVAAAFEGLGTFRSASALRRPPRGLSGHVVLLGLGKVGTRVLARLHEMGIPVVCIEGDPEARGVALARRLRVPTVLGDVTQEGVLEAAMIDRAATLLALTSEDTTNLEAALYARSVSPRLRVTLRLFDDRFATAVYRTLRAAHPGALTRSRSVTYLAAPAFAGAMMGRQILGAIPVERRVLLIARVEARGHAALEGRTVAEVLRPGRLRVLAVDTSAPDDPEPDVAGAAATPSPAEERTPARLVHELGDDYVLRPQDRVLLVATRQGLGDLHVRNPPAAAARPSGVRQG
- a CDS encoding class I SAM-dependent RNA methyltransferase — translated: MQAEPKKSLVGEEYEVEVGPVAHGGHCVARTDEGQVLFVRHALPGERVIARVTDGEEGARFLRTDAVSILEASKDRVEAPCPFSGPGRCGGCDWQHAAPGAQRRLKSSVIAEQLERLAGLSPEEAGWDGTVEPAPGDKVAKGEVPAWRTRVQYAVDADGHAGLRKHRSHDIEPVTHCMIAAPGVSELGIEQREWPQIATVEAIAATGSHDRQVILTPRPGGRLPIVELDKPVSVMRVGEKDGGVHRVHGRPFVRERAAGRTWRVGNGGFWQVHPKAADLLVEAVMQGLMPKKGDMALDLYCGVGLFAGALAERVGDKGAVLGIESGKRAVEDARHNLEDLDRVRIEHGKVDQILPRTGITDVDLVVLDPPRAGAGKKTVTHLASLTPRRIAYVACDPAALARDLKYFAEAGYAPRRMRAFDLFPMTHHVECVVVLEKAAKGA
- a CDS encoding potassium channel family protein — protein: MHIVIMGCGRVGSALAQTLESQGHTIAVVDQDPTAFRRLGSSFGGRRVTGVGFDQDTLREAGIEEAGAFAAVSSGDNSNIIAARVAREMFGVENVAARIYDPRRAEVYQRLGIPTVATVRWTADQMLRRLLPSGAEPLWRDPSGGVQLAEVHTAASWVGHKISTLQEETGVRVAFLTRLGEAMLPTSQTVLQEGDLVHVMMRTDEVEKVEAAFATGPEGAHA